One genomic window of Quercus lobata isolate SW786 chromosome 9, ValleyOak3.0 Primary Assembly, whole genome shotgun sequence includes the following:
- the LOC115962026 gene encoding uncharacterized protein LOC115962026, which yields MDEMKENIKRTNPVEDLVHRTDFPFVPSINAHPLPPKFKMPSLDSYDGTRDPFDHIATFKTTMHLQGVPDEIMCRAFLLPLKDPHECGSTKYLQAQEALAVDEMDDNLLLAAFHNGVHSDLFIHKLYEQEPQTMAELVHSAQNFMNAEDAIIGKKRKRVEKMDANPTRHSEQGPRLKKGRTEDKKDQDKKKGPSARSQQYMPLNMPLDQVLMQIKDDPSLKWPEKMKGDPNKRNRNKYCHFHRDHGHDTDKCFDLKQQIENLIRQGKLRSFLGRDHKDEKLKGKAEKSS from the exons ATGGATGAGATGAAGGAGAATATAAAGAGGACGAACCCTGTAGAAGACTTGGTTCACAGAACTGACTTCCCTTTTGTGCCTTCCATCAATGCTCACCCTTTGCCacccaagttcaagatgccttcCTTAGATTCATATGATGGGACGCGGGATCCGTTTGACCACATTGCCACCTTCAAAACTACtatgcaccttcaaggggttCCAGATGAAATAATGTGCAGAGCTTTCCTACTACCCTTAAAGGACCCGCATGAGTGTGGTTCAACAAAATACCTCCAAGCACA GGAAGCCTTAGCAGTGGACGAGATGGATGACAATCTCCTTTTAGCGGCTTTCCACAATGGGGTTCACTCTGACTTGTTCATCCACAAGCTATATGAGCAAGAGCCTCAGACCATGGCTGAACTCGTCCATTCAGCCcagaattttatgaatgcggAAGATGCTATCATAggcaagaagaggaagagagttgagaaaatGGATGCCAACCCTACTCGTCATTCAGAACAAGGTCCTCGTCTTAAAAAGGGACGAACGGAAGACAAGAAGGATCAAGACAAGAAGAAAGGCCCCTCAGCACGAAGTCAGCAGTATATGCCATTAAACATGCCACTCGATCAAGTTctaatgcaaatcaaggatgatccaTCCTTGAAGTGGccagagaaaatgaagggagatccaAATAAACGCAATAGAAATAAATATTGTCACTTCCATAGAGACCATGGGCATGATACGGACAAGTGTTTTGACCTAAAGCAGCAGATTGAGAATCTCATAAGGCAGGGGAAGCTTAGGAGTTTCCTTGGAAGAGATCACAAGGACGAAAAACTCAAGGGAAAAGCCGAAAAGTCGTCATGA